A region of Pseudomonas marginalis DNA encodes the following proteins:
- a CDS encoding TonB-dependent receptor: protein MIAQYRKTLLASLLVADSSWAAQAADSTEPRLSKVEVVGARVTEASAAIGEDKISNTLSISHQALLSAPAGTSGLKMLEALPGFNVQVNDALGLYEFGNSVFVRAFNLQQIGFSIDGVPLGRTDQFGGSPIYRYVDNENTERVTASTGAGDVSQSGYASLGPYVDYQTSNPTLEPGASLSYTLGSDSLRRSFVKLQSGEYQGLSAYFSRSKIDGDLWRGPGTIDREHLEAKVRYRFGERDEVWLRAVHNAFYDYDSPYVSSAQYDGSANDPFGRSGRYFAYLGSLPDLPESVPGVRYSNTNYNQFYKQAVNQRRDTLYSLGGQFEIRPDLLNYTTLYYEAKKGFGVSPEAYATSLALHNAENTVDGLFAPRGVQYGLSSLSGHRFGGRTGLQWDIGQHQIDTGVWAETDVFNRQQARYNLTDGSPAGEPLFNEPVHLQGDFSSTRNSLQYHLKDTWTLLDDRLRLQFGFKSLHLKYRIEGYRNAGDYINDRQPRLATQWNDAFLPQAGLVYNLTDDTQVFASYSENMALPRGADDIFRAASPSAPPPEAERAKNYEVGYRINRPTFNAAWALYRTDFDNRLQAFASAVPGSSQVETYYQNVGKVQAYGTELSGQWKPPVLADKVVLNGNLTYNTSTFRNDAGGLSIKGNEVPDSPRWLAQAGVTYELAPWALLNFSARYIGERYSNFTNSESVPGYTLYNAYLDLGGERLHYGPLKNVKVRFNVDNLFDKDYLGYILTSTSGPAVFRPGSPRTFQSTLSMEF, encoded by the coding sequence ATGATTGCTCAGTACCGCAAGACCCTGCTGGCCAGCCTGTTGGTCGCCGATTCAAGTTGGGCGGCGCAGGCCGCCGATTCCACCGAACCCCGACTGAGCAAAGTCGAGGTGGTCGGTGCCCGCGTGACTGAAGCCAGCGCCGCCATTGGCGAAGACAAGATCAGCAATACCCTGAGCATCTCGCACCAGGCGTTGCTGTCGGCGCCGGCCGGCACTTCGGGGCTGAAAATGCTCGAGGCGCTGCCCGGTTTCAACGTGCAGGTCAACGATGCGCTGGGCCTGTATGAGTTCGGCAACTCGGTATTCGTGCGCGCCTTCAACCTGCAGCAGATCGGCTTTTCCATCGACGGTGTGCCCCTGGGACGTACCGATCAGTTCGGCGGCAGCCCGATCTATCGCTACGTCGACAATGAAAACACCGAGCGGGTCACCGCCTCCACCGGCGCGGGCGACGTGTCGCAATCGGGCTATGCGTCCCTGGGCCCGTATGTGGATTACCAGACCAGCAACCCCACACTCGAGCCGGGCGCCAGCCTGTCCTACACCCTCGGCAGCGACAGCCTGCGGCGCAGTTTCGTCAAGCTGCAAAGCGGCGAATACCAGGGCCTGTCGGCGTATTTCAGCCGCTCGAAAATCGACGGCGACCTATGGCGCGGCCCCGGCACCATCGACCGTGAACACCTGGAAGCCAAGGTGCGCTATCGCTTCGGTGAACGTGACGAGGTGTGGCTGCGCGCCGTGCACAACGCGTTCTACGACTACGACTCGCCCTACGTGAGCAGCGCCCAGTACGACGGCAGCGCCAATGACCCGTTCGGTCGCTCGGGCCGTTACTTCGCCTACCTCGGCAGCCTGCCCGACTTACCCGAGAGCGTGCCCGGCGTGCGCTACAGCAACACCAACTACAACCAGTTCTACAAACAGGCGGTGAACCAGCGCCGCGACACCTTGTACAGCCTGGGCGGCCAGTTCGAGATCCGCCCGGACCTGCTCAACTACACCACCCTCTACTACGAGGCCAAGAAAGGCTTTGGCGTGTCCCCGGAGGCCTACGCCACCTCCCTGGCGCTGCACAATGCCGAAAACACGGTGGATGGCCTGTTTGCCCCACGGGGCGTGCAATACGGTTTGTCGTCCCTCAGCGGCCACCGCTTCGGCGGGCGCACCGGGCTGCAATGGGACATCGGCCAGCACCAGATCGACACCGGGGTGTGGGCCGAGACCGATGTGTTCAACCGCCAGCAGGCGCGCTACAACCTCACCGACGGCAGCCCGGCCGGCGAGCCGCTGTTCAATGAGCCGGTGCACCTGCAAGGGGATTTCAGCTCTACGCGCAATTCGTTGCAGTACCACCTCAAGGACACCTGGACCCTGCTCGACGACCGCCTGCGCCTGCAGTTCGGCTTCAAGAGCCTGCACCTCAAGTACCGCATCGAGGGCTATCGCAACGCCGGCGACTACATCAACGACCGCCAGCCGCGCCTGGCCACCCAGTGGAACGACGCCTTCCTGCCCCAGGCCGGGCTGGTCTACAACCTCACCGATGACACCCAGGTATTTGCTTCCTATTCGGAAAACATGGCCCTGCCCCGTGGCGCCGACGACATCTTCCGCGCGGCCAGCCCCAGCGCGCCGCCACCGGAGGCGGAGCGGGCGAAGAACTACGAGGTGGGCTATCGCATCAACCGCCCGACCTTCAACGCGGCCTGGGCGCTGTACCGCACCGACTTCGATAACCGCCTGCAAGCCTTCGCCTCAGCCGTGCCCGGCAGCAGCCAGGTGGAAACGTACTACCAGAACGTCGGCAAGGTGCAGGCCTACGGCACCGAGCTGAGCGGGCAATGGAAACCCCCGGTCCTGGCCGACAAGGTGGTGCTCAACGGCAACCTGACCTACAACACCTCCACGTTCCGGAACGACGCCGGCGGCCTTTCGATCAAAGGCAACGAGGTGCCCGACAGCCCGCGCTGGCTGGCCCAGGCCGGGGTTACCTATGAGCTGGCGCCATGGGCACTGCTGAACTTTTCGGCACGCTATATCGGCGAGCGCTACAGCAACTTCACCAACAGTGAATCGGTGCCCGGCTACACCCTGTACAACGCCTACCTGGATCTGGGGGGCGAGCGCCTGCACTACGGCCCACTGAAGAATGTGAAGGTGCGCTTCAATGTCGACAACCTGTTCGACAAGGATTACCTCGGCTACATCCTCACCAGCACCAGCGGCCCCGCCGTGTTCCGCCCGGGTTCGCCGCGCACCTTCCAAAGCACCTTGAGCATGGAGTTCTGA
- a CDS encoding dipeptidase, with protein MNTRLLLLALLPLLAHADTAVSPATLALHQRLLVLDSHLDTPLTLTRPGWNILERHDYRQDGSQVDLPRMREGGLDGGFFAVYTPQGPRTEEGRAYASAYGLATLTRIRDVIDRNPDSFALALTAADARRIAAQGKRVVFISMENADPLSSDPELLNTYYRQGLRMLGLVHFMNNDLADSATALPEWKGLSPKGRDLVQRANRLGILLDVSHASDAVFDQMLALSSAPLIASHSSSRAVNPHPRNLDDNRVRQLAAKGGVIQVNAYSDYLIPLTPNPDRNKAMAALGARFHNLAALSPEQVKALYQERDTLNQRFAQPKASLDVFMKHLLHLLEVAGPDHVGIGADWDGGGGVSGLDDVSQLPVITQRLLDAGYSEHQVANIWSGNLLRVLQAAQDQKRP; from the coding sequence ATGAACACGCGCCTGCTGCTGCTCGCCTTGCTGCCACTGTTGGCCCACGCCGACACCGCCGTCAGCCCCGCCACCCTGGCCCTGCACCAACGCCTGCTGGTACTGGACAGCCACCTGGACACGCCGCTGACCCTGACCCGTCCCGGCTGGAACATCCTCGAGCGCCACGACTACCGCCAGGACGGCAGCCAGGTCGACCTGCCGCGCATGCGCGAAGGCGGCCTGGATGGGGGTTTCTTCGCCGTCTACACCCCCCAGGGCCCACGCACCGAGGAAGGCCGCGCCTACGCCAGCGCCTATGGTCTGGCCACCCTCACCCGCATCCGCGATGTGATCGACCGCAACCCCGACAGCTTCGCCCTGGCCCTGACCGCCGCCGACGCCCGGCGTATTGCGGCCCAAGGCAAGCGCGTGGTGTTTATCAGCATGGAAAACGCCGATCCACTCAGCTCCGATCCCGAGTTGCTCAACACCTACTACCGCCAAGGCCTGCGCATGCTCGGCCTGGTGCATTTCATGAACAACGACCTGGCCGACTCGGCCACCGCGCTGCCGGAATGGAAAGGCCTGAGCCCCAAGGGCCGCGACCTGGTGCAACGGGCCAACCGCCTGGGCATCCTGCTCGACGTGTCCCACGCCAGCGACGCGGTGTTCGACCAGATGCTGGCGTTGTCCAGCGCCCCGCTCATCGCCTCCCACTCCAGCAGCCGCGCGGTCAACCCGCACCCGCGCAACCTCGACGACAACCGCGTGCGCCAACTGGCGGCCAAGGGCGGGGTGATCCAGGTCAACGCCTACAGCGACTACCTGATCCCCCTCACGCCCAACCCGGATCGCAACAAAGCCATGGCCGCGCTCGGCGCACGCTTCCACAACCTCGCCGCCCTCAGCCCGGAACAGGTCAAGGCGCTCTATCAGGAACGCGACACCCTCAACCAACGCTTCGCCCAACCCAAAGCCAGCCTCGACGTGTTCATGAAGCACCTGTTGCACCTGCTGGAAGTGGCCGGCCCGGATCACGTCGGCATCGGTGCCGACTGGGACGGCGGCGGTGGCGTAAGCGGGCTGGACGATGTGAGCCAGTTGCCGGTGATTACCCAGCGGTTGCTGGATGCCGGGTATAGCGAGCACCAGGTGGCGAATATCTGGAGTGGGAATTTGTTGCGGGTGTTGCAGGCGGCGCAGGATCAGAAGCGACCATAG
- a CDS encoding transporter substrate-binding domain-containing protein yields MVIFAFGALHAHAEPLLERAQSRGTLNVCTSDEFPPFKTFDAQGKPGGLILDLIVDLQRQLSAKVGQPLKLQLVPVNPLNRLLFLEQGRCEVLVTSLLDTPARRREVDFASPGFYSSAATVFAPKSTAVPDWQSLRGKTLCAPATSVWVRPFETRYGVQFASFNGTAEVRKAVADSRCLGAMGDDALYSALARQPEWADYEVKLPGQDPAPWGIALRKGQPALLAAVSSIVEGWHAQGVIIGLEQRYGLAPNAWVAQQHARASHE; encoded by the coding sequence TTGGTTATTTTTGCATTCGGCGCACTCCACGCCCACGCCGAACCCCTGCTGGAACGGGCCCAATCCCGTGGCACCCTCAACGTCTGCACCAGCGACGAATTCCCCCCCTTCAAGACCTTCGATGCCCAAGGCAAGCCCGGCGGGTTGATCCTGGACCTGATCGTCGACCTGCAACGCCAGTTGTCTGCCAAGGTCGGCCAGCCGCTCAAGCTGCAACTTGTGCCAGTCAATCCGCTCAACCGCTTGCTGTTTCTCGAACAGGGCCGTTGTGAAGTGCTGGTCACGTCCCTGCTCGACACCCCCGCACGGCGGCGCGAAGTGGATTTCGCCAGCCCCGGTTTCTACAGCTCGGCCGCCACGGTGTTTGCGCCGAAAAGCACCGCCGTGCCGGACTGGCAAAGCCTGCGCGGCAAGACCCTGTGTGCGCCCGCCACCAGTGTGTGGGTGCGCCCGTTTGAAACGCGCTACGGCGTGCAGTTCGCCTCGTTCAACGGCACGGCCGAAGTGCGCAAGGCGGTGGCCGACAGCCGTTGTCTGGGGGCGATGGGTGACGATGCGTTGTACAGCGCCCTGGCGCGCCAGCCGGAATGGGCCGATTACGAGGTCAAGCTGCCGGGCCAGGATCCGGCGCCGTGGGGCATTGCTTTGCGCAAGGGCCAGCCGGCGTTGTTGGCGGCGGTGTCGAGTATCGTCGAAGGCTGGCATGCCCAGGGCGTGATCATCGGCCTGGAACAGCGCTACGGCCTGGCGCCGAATGCCTGGGTAGCGCAGCAGCATGCGCGGGCCAGCCATGAGTGA
- a CDS encoding amino acid ABC transporter permease: protein MLPEPSWPVLLWQWAPALLQGFGLNILMGVTAMLVATLAGVVLGSLQVSARPRLRRGAGHLSRLLRNLPWLVVMFYVAYLLPYEVHWAGRWWQLPDWLKVALGLALPAVGYVSEIVRGAVRAVPMGQWEAAQALGMHHGQALRHVIIPQTLPSLVAPWMNLYCAVTMSTSLANLLGVEELMTTVQSHLSTQLRNDLLLPAYGLVFIAFFVYIYPLSRLAKRLERT, encoded by the coding sequence ATGCTGCCTGAACCCTCCTGGCCCGTGCTGTTGTGGCAGTGGGCGCCGGCACTGTTGCAAGGCTTCGGCCTGAATATCCTCATGGGCGTCACCGCGATGCTGGTGGCCACGCTGGCCGGTGTCGTGCTCGGCAGCCTGCAGGTCAGCGCCCGGCCGCGCCTGCGTCGTGGTGCCGGGCATCTGAGCCGCCTGCTGCGCAACCTGCCGTGGCTGGTGGTGATGTTCTACGTGGCCTACCTGTTGCCCTATGAAGTGCATTGGGCCGGGCGCTGGTGGCAATTGCCGGATTGGCTCAAGGTCGCGCTGGGCCTGGCCCTGCCCGCTGTCGGCTATGTCTCGGAGATCGTGCGCGGCGCCGTACGCGCGGTGCCGATGGGGCAATGGGAAGCCGCCCAGGCCCTGGGCATGCATCACGGCCAGGCGCTGCGCCACGTGATCATCCCGCAGACCCTGCCCAGCCTGGTGGCGCCGTGGATGAACCTGTATTGCGCGGTGACCATGTCCACCTCCCTGGCCAACCTGCTGGGGGTGGAAGAGCTGATGACCACCGTGCAATCGCACCTGTCCACGCAACTGCGCAACGACCTGCTGCTGCCCGCCTACGGCTTGGTGTTCATCGCCTTCTTTGTCTACATCTACCCCCTCTCCCGCCTGGCCAAACGGCTGGAGCGCACATGA
- a CDS encoding amino acid ABC transporter permease — protein sequence MSEANLRLWLEQHGLSLSILWDPMDRQRFLLGLGLTLLLSVASIALSLVIGVWGAAGLGSRRLLWRRLSAGYVALFRNTPLLVQLFFFYFGVGAWLPLADDTSVRLLNGTQWAIIVIALHSGAFQAENLRAGIDAVPRATLDAAAALGMQGATVLRHIVLPLALRNSLPAMGNTVVQTIKSTSIAYAIAVPELLYASNRIWSDNFNVAEMMQVLLLVWLLLIGASSWLLRRLENHLRLPGQELPDAA from the coding sequence ATGAGTGAGGCCAACCTGCGCCTGTGGCTGGAACAGCATGGCCTGTCGCTGAGCATCCTGTGGGACCCGATGGACCGCCAGCGCTTCCTGCTCGGCCTGGGCCTGACACTGTTGCTGTCGGTGGCGAGTATTGCCCTGTCCCTGGTGATCGGCGTGTGGGGCGCTGCCGGCCTGGGTTCGCGCCGCTTGCTGTGGCGCCGGTTGAGCGCGGGGTACGTCGCGTTGTTTCGCAACACGCCGCTGTTGGTGCAACTGTTCTTTTTCTACTTCGGCGTCGGCGCCTGGCTGCCGCTGGCGGACGACACCAGCGTGCGGCTGCTCAACGGCACGCAATGGGCAATCATCGTGATCGCCCTGCACAGCGGCGCGTTCCAGGCCGAGAACCTGCGCGCCGGTATCGATGCCGTGCCCCGCGCCACCCTCGACGCGGCCGCCGCCCTCGGCATGCAGGGCGCCACAGTACTGCGCCATATCGTGCTGCCGCTGGCGCTGCGCAACAGCCTGCCGGCCATGGGCAATACGGTGGTGCAAACCATCAAGTCGACCTCGATTGCCTACGCGATTGCGGTGCCGGAATTGCTCTATGCGAGCAATCGGATCTGGTCGGACAACTTCAACGTCGCCGAGATGATGCAGGTCTTGCTGCTGGTCTGGTTGCTGCTGATCGGCGCCAGCAGTTGGCTGCTGCGCCGCCTGGAAAACCATCTGCGCCTGCCAGGCCAGGAGTTGCCCGATGCTGCCTGA
- the metC gene encoding cystathionine beta-lyase — translation MSTDPMHDDTLLTRLGRDPASHEGSVNTPVYRSSTFIWPDTGTLENHLQQAADPHYRGHIYGRNGNPTTAAFEDAVAQLEGGFRGLIMPSGLAAIVGAVLAVARAGDHILVTDNCYWHARQVFDQILPRYGIEATYFAPMLGADIAGLLRPNTRLVYAEAPGSSTFEVQDIPALARVAHAHGALLMLDNTWATPLFFKAFAHGVDISIHAATKYLVGHSDAMLGVIVTTETLYSTVRETVRQLGYIASADDAYLGLRGLRTLGVRLRQHQRSALTVAQWLQQRPEVAQVLHPALPGAIGHDLFKRDFLGSTGLFGVVLKPRFEPHTKAFLESLRLFAMGASWGGFESLIRQQQRHPSAQIEAGVLLRLHVGLEAVEDLLADLQQGLERLSATPHSPRSLP, via the coding sequence ATGAGCACTGACCCCATGCATGACGATACCCTGCTGACCCGGTTGGGACGCGACCCCGCCAGCCACGAAGGCAGCGTCAACACCCCGGTGTATCGCAGCTCGACCTTTATCTGGCCCGACACCGGCACTCTCGAAAACCACCTGCAACAGGCCGCCGACCCGCACTATCGCGGGCATATCTACGGCCGTAACGGCAACCCCACCACCGCCGCCTTCGAAGACGCCGTGGCGCAGCTGGAAGGCGGCTTTCGCGGGCTGATCATGCCCAGCGGGCTGGCGGCGATTGTCGGCGCGGTGCTGGCAGTGGCGCGGGCCGGCGACCATATCCTGGTGACCGACAATTGCTATTGGCATGCGCGCCAGGTGTTCGACCAGATCCTGCCGCGCTATGGCATTGAGGCCACGTACTTCGCGCCGATGCTCGGTGCCGACATCGCCGGCTTGCTGCGCCCGAATACGCGCCTGGTGTACGCCGAAGCACCCGGTTCCAGCACCTTCGAGGTCCAGGACATTCCCGCCCTGGCCCGCGTCGCCCATGCCCACGGCGCACTGCTGATGCTCGACAACACCTGGGCCACGCCGCTGTTCTTCAAGGCGTTCGCCCACGGCGTGGACATCTCGATTCATGCCGCCACCAAGTACCTGGTGGGCCATAGCGACGCCATGCTCGGCGTGATCGTCACCACTGAAACCCTGTATTCGACGGTGCGCGAGACCGTCCGCCAACTGGGCTATATCGCCAGCGCCGACGACGCCTACCTGGGCCTGCGTGGCCTGCGCACCCTGGGTGTACGCCTGCGCCAGCACCAGCGCTCGGCGCTCACCGTCGCGCAGTGGCTGCAACAGCGTCCCGAAGTGGCCCAGGTGCTGCACCCGGCGCTGCCGGGGGCCATCGGGCACGACCTGTTCAAGCGTGACTTCCTCGGCTCCACCGGGCTGTTCGGCGTGGTCCTCAAGCCGCGCTTCGAGCCCCACACCAAGGCCTTCCTGGAAAGCCTGCGGTTATTCGCCATGGGCGCCAGCTGGGGCGGTTTCGAGAGCCTGATTCGCCAACAGCAACGCCACCCTTCGGCACAGATTGAAGCGGGCGTGCTGCTGCGCCTGCACGTGGGCCTGGAAGCGGTCGAGGACCTGCTCGCCGACCTGCAACAAGGCCTCGAACGCCTGAGCGCCACCCCCCATTCACCAAGGAGTCTGCCATGA
- a CDS encoding ABC transporter substrate-binding protein: protein MSQTLPTHYSICPLLVASNIAVELGWLDEEYQRVGADAIYLRSLPDNLGWLPHFTHGEARLIRDGGAVPALWARADQADTLLVASTATQRAGQILVRAEGRIRQVADLFGKRIGVPVSRNTARVDVLKALAEHGLFNALQLAGLEPSQVRLIELEDEGDPQTLLPAVRPSAFWSQLHGLHGQPGHEVQALAEGRVDALHVAAGHVPALLASGEFTVIEDLERYPDWTLKNHNGPYATTVNRAFAEEHPQVVVAFLRAAIRAGRWINQHRDAAAELFTRVTFLPDAGFIRRAIAELDFVPNLAPQNLAALELKKDFLVQRGFLQNDFSVHEWAQPEFLAQAHTGL, encoded by the coding sequence ATGAGCCAAACACTGCCCACCCACTACAGCATTTGCCCGCTGCTGGTTGCGTCCAATATTGCCGTTGAACTCGGTTGGCTGGACGAGGAATACCAACGCGTCGGCGCCGACGCGATCTACCTGCGCTCACTGCCCGACAACCTCGGTTGGCTGCCGCACTTCACCCATGGCGAAGCCCGCTTGATTCGCGACGGCGGCGCGGTGCCGGCCTTGTGGGCGCGCGCCGACCAGGCCGATACGTTGCTGGTGGCCAGCACCGCCACCCAACGCGCCGGGCAGATCCTGGTGCGTGCCGAGGGGCGTATCCGCCAGGTCGCCGACCTGTTCGGCAAGCGCATCGGCGTACCGGTGAGCCGCAACACGGCGCGGGTCGATGTGCTCAAGGCGCTGGCCGAGCATGGCCTGTTCAATGCCCTGCAACTGGCCGGGCTGGAGCCGTCGCAAGTACGCCTGATCGAGCTGGAGGATGAAGGTGATCCGCAGACCTTGCTGCCGGCCGTGCGGCCTTCGGCGTTCTGGTCGCAACTGCATGGGCTGCATGGCCAACCCGGGCATGAGGTGCAGGCCCTGGCCGAAGGCCGTGTGGATGCGCTGCATGTCGCGGCCGGACATGTGCCGGCGCTGCTCGCCAGCGGTGAATTCACGGTAATCGAAGACCTGGAACGCTACCCGGACTGGACCCTGAAAAACCACAACGGCCCCTACGCGACCACCGTCAACCGTGCCTTTGCCGAAGAGCATCCCCAGGTGGTCGTGGCGTTCCTGCGCGCCGCGATCCGCGCCGGGCGCTGGATCAACCAGCACCGCGATGCCGCCGCCGAGCTGTTCACCCGCGTGACCTTCCTGCCGGACGCCGGGTTTATCCGCCGCGCCATTGCCGAGCTGGATTTTGTGCCGAACCTGGCGCCGCAGAACCTGGCGGCCCTGGAACTGAAGAAGGACTTCCTGGTGCAACGCGGCTTCCTGCAGAACGACTTCAGCGTGCACGAGTGGGCCCAGCCCGAGTTTCTCGCCCAAGCCCACACCGGGCTTTAA